In Natranaerobius thermophilus JW/NM-WN-LF, the genomic stretch TATTGTTAAAATATCGCGTTCACCAGGATTCACTTTCTAGAAAAAACAGGTATAAGACAGTTAATGAAATTCAAATTGCATCTTCCAAGGCAATTTGTAGATTATTAATTCATAATAAACAGACTATACAACCAAAAGTAGTTGTTATTGGCCCTCAAAAAGCTTGTGAAAATTATGAGTGCAATATTGCACCTACTAGCGGTTTACAAGTTATCAGTACAATAACCAAAAATTCTAAAAAAGAAATTTCAAAAATTATTAAAAAATATCACAAAGGTCAAATAGATGGAATTATAATGCTTGGTCGTTCTCCTAAACAAAAGTACCATCATATTTTGAAAACAGCTGGATTAACTTCTAATAGAGATTATTTCACTGTTTTCAATATTCTTAAATAATTTTCCATAAAGGGGCGACTAATATGAAAACTTATAAATCAATTGTGGTTGTGCCCAGAAAATATCAATCAGTAAAGGTTATCCGAAACCCTTACTCATACCCACTTATAGGCAAAGGCTTTCAGGGAGCTGTTTTTCTAATATCGTCAAATAAATGTGTCAAAGTGTATGGAAGGTCTATTCATGCTAGCAGGGAAAGTGATGTATTGAGTAATTCACAACACTCCCCTATTATTCCCAAAATTTATGAGATTGGTTATAAATATATAGTCATGGAATATATTAACGGAACTCCTTTAGATAAATATCTTTCTTTAAAGGGATTTATTTCAAAAGAAATGACCGAGAATATATTAATGTTATTAAGCGAAATGGAACAGTTGAATTTCAAACGGTTAGATATAAAATTACGTGATGTAATTATCACTAAACATATGAATATGAAAGTCTTGGACCATGTAAATGCACATTTTAAACAGCGTAATGTCCCTAAAGATCTTATGAATGATCTCAAAGCCATAGGCTTATTAAAGCCCTTTTTGAATCAATTGAACAGAATTAATCCGAACTTATATCGTAAATGGTGCAAGAAATAGAAAAGAATAAGCATTAATAGTTCACAGACTTACTTGAAAATCACCGAAAGAATTCACTCCCCTTTTCACTGAGTAAATGATTAATAAGTAGTCCCCTCCTTCTTAACCTTTTTTCTGCTTTATCGGGAAATAAGATAATAAAAAATAATGCTACACTTGCAACTACAAGTGATAGATGTTTTTGTTCTTCATACGTAAGCTCTCCATATGCGTTTAAAAAAATTTTTGAACTTTTAGTCCCTTTTTTATGATGAGACATAGAATATAAAGTATAAACAGCATATCCCACATCGTATATCCTCTTTTCCCGTTGTATCCCGTCAAAATCTAAGATACAAGCAACTGTTCCATCTGAGTGATATAGTTGATTATTAGGATGCCAGTCATCGTGTATAATTGTTTCAACTAAGGAGTTTTTATCTACTCCCTCCCACTGCTTAGAGATTCTCGAATAAAGGTTTTTAATTCTTGACAATGAAGATTTTGACTTTAAGTGATGATTTTTATAAAGATGCTTAAATTTTGTCTGAAGGTTTTCCGGTGAGGGATGAATTGAATAACTGGGTAAAGGTCCTGGTTTTTGCGATTTTAAAACAGTATGAAATTTTTTAAGTATTTTTGCACTTGACTTTATTTGAATATCATCAAAATTAAATTTATTTGCATCTATATAAGGGTGAACTTGAACCACCCTATTGTTAACCTGGGAGAATAAATCTCCAAATTTATTTCTCACAGCATTTAACACAGGTAAAGATGCCTGTTTGAGTATTGATACAGTGTTTTCAATATAATTCATTCGTTCCTTTATATTTGGAGCTGGATCTGTTATAAATCTCAAAACAAACTTTCCTAAGTCGGTTGCAACTAAAATGTTAGTATTGGCACTACTATTTAGTACCCTAATAATGCTTTTAAACCTGCCTAGATCATGTTCTTCACATAGCCACTTAATTTCATCTACTGTAATAATTTGACCTTTTTTATCTTTTATATTTGTCATCTTATACCTCCCCTGAATCATTTCCTTGATTAATTATATGTCCCACAACTAGTCCTATAACGGTAACGACACCATAGCTACAGAATATGATGTACCAGCTATAAACAGACATTAATTATATTTAGTGTTTAGATGAGAGGTGTTAACCATGACTAATATAGGTATTGTTGGCGGTTTAGGTCATGTAGGTTTAATCCAATCAGCTTGTCTGGCTAAGCTGGGGTATAAAGTTATAGCATACGATATCGACATGGAAAAGGTTAAAACAATTATGAAAGGTGAAATGCCTTTTCAAGAACAGGGGCTAACAGAATTAGTTACAGAAGGTTTAAATAATAATACTCTTTCGTTTACATC encodes the following:
- a CDS encoding AarF/UbiB family protein; this encodes MKTYKSIVVVPRKYQSVKVIRNPYSYPLIGKGFQGAVFLISSNKCVKVYGRSIHASRESDVLSNSQHSPIIPKIYEIGYKYIVMEYINGTPLDKYLSLKGFISKEMTENILMLLSEMEQLNFKRLDIKLRDVIITKHMNMKVLDHVNAHFKQRNVPKDLMNDLKAIGLLKPFLNQLNRINPNLYRKWCKK
- a CDS encoding phosphotransferase: MTNIKDKKGQIITVDEIKWLCEEHDLGRFKSIIRVLNSSANTNILVATDLGKFVLRFITDPAPNIKERMNYIENTVSILKQASLPVLNAVRNKFGDLFSQVNNRVVQVHPYIDANKFNFDDIQIKSSAKILKKFHTVLKSQKPGPLPSYSIHPSPENLQTKFKHLYKNHHLKSKSSLSRIKNLYSRISKQWEGVDKNSLVETIIHDDWHPNNQLYHSDGTVACILDFDGIQREKRIYDVGYAVYTLYSMSHHKKGTKSSKIFLNAYGELTYEEQKHLSLVVASVALFFIILFPDKAEKRLRRRGLLINHLLSEKGSEFFR